A region of Bicyclus anynana chromosome 17, ilBicAnyn1.1, whole genome shotgun sequence DNA encodes the following proteins:
- the LOC128198904 gene encoding uncharacterized protein LOC128198904: MSTYLGHLQNFDHKNGEWQIFKGKLTQFFNINSVDDNVKKIGILLTHISDETYRLAANLAYPQQLDSLGYGEVVALLDGHFKLRQCSFADKANFYGASRSPGESLGDWAARLRGLATYCDFGAALETNLVDRFVLGLGSGPERDKLFEQRPSTLTLTRAIELAEQAESAKKGKVVRPEIDAVHVKEEPVFRAEFQGRASRATPFRSGRGAFVNNGDSTRLRDPRCQVCGLKNHQSDKCRYKGYRCKKCGVKGHLKSVCVRDNIGVSAGVYRVEDEPCGVDEACKECKNFNLRFQQLSVEE; this comes from the exons ATGTCGACTTATTTGggtcatttacaaaattttgaccACAAGAATGGCGAGTGGCAGATATTCAAAGGGAAGTTGAcgcaatttttcaatattaatagtGTGGACGATAACGTGAAAAAGATTGGGATTTTATTAACTCACATCAGCGACGAAACTTACCGTTTGGCAGCGAATTTAGCGTACCCGCAGCAGTTGGACTCACTAGGTTACGGAGAAGTCGTGGCATTACTGGACGGCCATTTTAAACTACGACAGTGCTCGTTTGCTGACAAGGCGAATTTCTACGGAGCGAGTAGAAGCCCAGGCGAGTCATTAGGAGACTGGGCGGCGCGATTGCGAGGTCTGGCGACATATTGCGACTTCGGCGCCGCCTTGGAAACCAACCTAGTGGATCGTTTTGTCCTCGGTTTGGGATCAGGCCCGGAACGCGATAAGCTCTTTGAACAAAGACCTTCTACGCTCACGCTGACTCGAGCTATTGAGCTAGCGGAGCAGGCAGAAAGTGCGAAAAAGGGGAAGGTGGTACGTCCTGAAATAGATGCAGTGCACGTCAAGGAGGAGCCGGTGTTCCGCGCGGAATTCCAAGGTCGCGCTAGCCGCGCCACCCCGTTTCGGTCGGGCCGCGGTGCTTTTGTCAACAACGGTGATTCGACGAGACTTCGTGATCCGCGATGTCAAGTCTGTGGTCTGAAGAATCATCAAAGTGATAAGTGCCGTTACAAGGGCTATAGATGCAAAAAGTGCGGGGTCAAGGGTCACCTTAAAAGTGTCTGTGTGCGCGATAATATCGGGGTCAGTGCGGGCGTTTACCGTGTGGAAGATGAGCCTTGTGGGGTTGACGAAGCGTGCAAGGagtgtaaaaattttaatttaag GTTCCAACAACTAAGTGTGGAGGAATGA